From Haliotis asinina isolate JCU_RB_2024 chromosome 8, JCU_Hal_asi_v2, whole genome shotgun sequence, a single genomic window includes:
- the LOC137293941 gene encoding uncharacterized protein, which produces MHSSWQAAAKMKRMRPDDIGDGQDHRVGLPGQASDVPAPTLTIRYPPVFDDDVSSQQFQYMGCRQRRQSYPSFDPSSQGQTYTPDRYFAYPQRPWQDTRGEQEGGSCYEAVDFSMNRDASSRGGGSQVHSVGVTPSASCVPSASFHSAGTSASPSHTRGRSVQDNLRDTPTFQLPDQVLGQMPLESFSFTLLHGSGVFQRNEPSYLSGPTYQHRSYPEGAVPPCQGARALPVHVPDLPVGLTSADEKPCHKPEESQQLVYYNLDTPQSSQAVARDLVPAHYQIEDDSMGVPLHLRPLLS; this is translated from the exons ATGCATTCCTCGTGGCAAGCAGCAGCGAAAAT GAAGCGTATGCGCCCAGATGATATTGGTGATGGTCAAGACCACAGGGTTGGACTCCCCGGGCAGGCCAGTGATGTACCTGCGCCGACCCTAACGATCAG GTACCCCCCAGTATTTGATGACGACGTGTCTTCTCAGCAGTTCCAGTACATGGGATGTAGACAAAGAAGACAGAGCTATCCGTCATTTGACCCTTCCTCTCAAGGACAAACGTATACCCCAGACCGTTACTTCGCGTACCCCCAGCGTCCCTGGCAAGACACCCGAGGAGAACAGGAAGGTGGGAGCTGCTATGAAGCCGTTGATTTTTCCATGAACAGAGATGCTTCTTCACGTGGAGGAGGTTCTCAGGTTCATTCCGTAGGGGTAACGCCATCTGCATCGTGCGTCCCTTCCGCGTCGTTTCACAGCGCTGGGACCAGTGCTAGTCCAAGTCATACACGTGGTCGGTCAGTTCAGGACAATCTGAGGGACACCCCAACATTTCAACTCCCAGACCAGGTGCTTGGTCAAATGCCACTCGAATCATTTTCGTTTACCCTTCTTCACGGCTCTGGTGTCTTTCAAAGAAACGAACCGTCGTATTTATCAGGGCCGACCTACCAACATCGATCCTACCCGGAGGGTGCTGTCCCTCCATGCCAGGGAGCTCGGGCTCTCCCAGTACATGTCCCAGATCTCCCAGTTGGATTAACGAGTGCAGATGAAAAACCTTGTCATAAACCTGAGGAATCCCA ACAACTGGTCTACTACAACCTTGACACCCCACAAAGTAGCCAGGCCGTAGCGAGGGACCTTGTGCCGGCACATTATCAGATTGAAGATGACAGTATGGGTGTGCCTCTCCACCTCAGGCCGTTATTatcgtaa